A window from Cryptomeria japonica unplaced genomic scaffold, Sugi_1.0 HiC_scaffold_813, whole genome shotgun sequence encodes these proteins:
- the LOC131040398 gene encoding receptor-like protein 47: MDRSSSVICCLIAFASCFHMISCNITCLHHERDALLSFMNKLDPAFLLHSWQGFNCCEWRGVECSSHTSNVVKLHHSRHRWSDERNSTLLTDLFQLKRLQHLDLSSNSLSGVLPKGLFALKELRHLDLSRNYFEGEIPKQFASLHNLAYLNLSRARFNGTIPYQLGNLSQLEFLDLSVAEVDDIGIFFYGEMHSPSLVWTEKLQKLKYLSLSGVVLDMTGKQLEASLSHLYNLQQLHLLGCMLSGHIPNAIQNLSFLTHLHLGYNNFEGSVPLWLGNLTTLVSLWFNECPLLSGLFPLSLSRLPTLKEFTLTGENLISGNLSQILCGEWSQLNVLSLSRSNMKGSMPPCIANISSLIYLNLGDMKNVEGPIPSSIGNLSILQALVLDNNLLNGEIPPSLGKIQSLTYLYLSSNFLTGNIPSELGNLSSLVELDLSSNFLSGNIPSELGKLSSLKDLYLHSNLLSGNIPFQLGELSSLDFLRLSDNQLNGSIPISFGSLPSITSIYLSLNNLQGNLFLNVFENLTGLNSLDLSYNELTVIIKPDWVPTIYFDDLYLASCNIGGIVPPFLSTQYRLSHLDLSNNSLFGNIPDWLGMLPDLKSLNLSYNNLQGHVPSNLIIRDLWTIDLHSNMLQGALPFSSVPTSNMQLLDLSQNRFTGFISMDIGNLLPAIQFLSFSANDLSGDIPSSIGLLQWMEVLDLSNNKLFGKIPSSITNCSFLTRLNLANTGLMGEIPYHMGMLSELRSLHLDGNMLKGNLPSSLKNCSSLQILDLANNHFSGNIPSWLGQFSELMILVLRSNKFEGHIPHQLSNLSSLHVLDISHNGLIGYIPPQLAALKSMRNSTVGSSHGNDGSSYYYKEEIQVFNKGLEMVYVSSVMLLITCIDLSVNNLTGDIPSVIGNLKSLHTLNLSDNGLTGEIPRSFGLLTELESLDLSNNKLHGRIPNEMLQVSYLSFFIVSNNRLCGKIPEGRQFNTFNSTYFSGNRDLCGFPVNNKSCRCGERSNPSILTPLLKKEDDEGEGIPWHWYVEWMASVSIGFWGVFGILATKRNWRRRFIHVLDEMAISLLSRLTNR, from the exons ATGGATCGGTCCTCCTCTGTCATATGCTGCTTAATTGCATTCGCAAGCTGTTTTCATATGATAAGCTGCAATATCACATGCCTGCATCATGAAAGAGATGCTCTTCTTTCTTTCATGAATAAATTGGATCCTGCATTTTTATTGCATTCATGGCAGGGCTTTAATTGCTGCGAATGGAGGGGAGTGGAATGTAGCTCCCACACCTCAAATGTTGTCAAACTCCATCATTCCAGACATCGCTGGTCTGATGAGAGAAATAGCACGCTTCTTACAGATTTGTTCCAATTAAAGCGGCTGCAGCATTTAGATCTAAGCTCCAATTCTTTGAGTGGTGTTCTACCCAAAG GTCTATTTGCCTTGAAAGAATTGAGACATCTAGATTTGAGTAGGAACTATTTTGAAGGTGAAATACCAAAGCAATTTGCCTCCTTGCACAATTTAGCTTATCTCAACTTGTCCAGGGCCCGGTTCAATGGTACAATTCCCTACCAATTGGGGAATCTCTCTCAGCTGGAATTTTTGGACCTATCTGTTGCAGAGGTGGATGatattggaatttttttttatgGGGAAATGCACAGCCCTAGTTTAGTGTGGACAGAAAAACTGCAAAAATTAAAATACTTGTCTCTTAGTGGAGTGGTGCTGGATATGACAGGAAAGCAATTGGAAGCATCCCTTTCTCATCTCTACAATCTCCAACAACTCCACCTTTTAGGATGCATGCTTTCAGGACACATTCCCAATGCTATCCAAAACCTCTCATTCCTCACCCACCTCCACTTGGGTTACAATAACTTTGAAGGGTCGGTACCTTTGTGGTTAGGAAATTTGACTACTTTGGTTTCTCTTTGGTTTAATGAGTGTCCATTATTAAGTGGTTTGTTTCCCTTGAGTCTCTCTCGTCTGCCTACTCTAAAAGAGTTTACATTAACGGGAGAAAACTTAATTAGTGGAAACCTAAGTCAAATATTATGTGGGGAATGGTCTCAACTCAATGTCCTTTCTCTTTCAAGGTCCAATATGAAAGGAAGTATGCCACCTTGTATTGCAAATATTTCTTCTCTCATTTATCTTAATTTGGGAGATATGAAAAATGTGGAAGGCCCAATTCCTTCTTCTATTGGTAATCTCTCTATCTTGCAAGCCTTAGTTCTTGATAACAATTTGTTGAATGGAGAGATTCCACCATCACTTGGTAAAATTCAATCTTTGACTTATTTATATCTTTCTTCCAATTTTTTAACTGGAAATATACCTTCTGAGTTGGGTAATCTTTCCTCTTTGGTGGAATTAGACCTCTCCTCAAATTTCTTGAGTGGAAATATACCTTCCGAATTGGGAAAACTTTCCTCTTTGAAGGATTTATATCTCCACTCCAATTTATTGAGTGGTAATATACCCTTCCAGCTAGGGGAACTATCATCTCTAGATTTTCTTCGGCTTAGTGACAATCAACTAAATGGTAGCATTCCTATTTCATTTGGAAGTCTTCCTAGTATTACAAGTATTTATCTATCTTTAAACAATCTTCAAGGAAAtctttttctcaatgtttttgaaaatttgacTGGGCTTAATTCACTTGATCTATCCTACAATGAGTTGACTGTCATCATCAAACCAGATTGGGTGCCCACAATTTACTTTGATGATCTATACTTAGCTTCATGTAATATTGGGGGTATTGTTCCACCATTCCTTTCCACACAGTATAGATTGTCTCATTTGGATCTCTCCAATAATAGTCTATTTGGAAATATTCCAGATTGGTTAGGGATGCTTCCTGATTTGAAAAGTCTTAACTTGTCATACAATAACTTACAAGGTCATGTTCCCTCCAATTTGATTATAAGAGATCTTTGGACAATCGACTTACATAGTAATATGTTACAAGgtgctcttcctttttcttcagtACCAACATCAAACATGCAACTATTGGACTTGTCTCAGAATAGATTCACAGGATTTATTTCAATGGATATTGGCAATCTTCTACCAGCAATTCAGTTTTTGTCATTTTCAGCAAATGATCTAAGTGGTGATATACCTTCTTCAATTGGTCTTCTACAATGGATGGAGGTTTTAGATCTCTCAAACAACAAATTGTTTGGTAAAATACCATCGAGCATAACTAATTGCTCCTTTTTAACAAGATTAAACCTAGCAAATACTGGTTTAATGGGAGAGATACCATATCATATGGGAATGTTAAGTGAACTCAGATCACTTCATCTTGATGGCAATATGTTGAAGGGAAACTTGCCATCAAGCCTTAAAAATTGTTCTAGCTTGCAAATTTTAGATTTGGCTAACAATCACTTTTCTGGGAACATACCATCTTGGTTAGGCCAGTTCTCTGAATTGATGATACTTGTTTTGAGGTCAAATAAATTTGAAGGGCACATTCCACATCAATTGAGCAATTTGTCAAGCCTCCATGTTTTAGACATTTCACATAATGGTTTGATTGGTTATATCCCACCACAATTAGCAGCATTGAAAAGTATGAGGAATTCTACAGTGGGAAGCTCACATGGCAATGATGGTAGCTCCTATTATTACAAAGAAGAGATCCAAGTGTTCAACAAAGGATTAGAAATGGTGTATGTCAGTTCAGTGATGCTACTTATAACCTGCATTGATCTATCCGTAAATAATCTAACAGGTGATATTCCTTCAGTAATTGGGAATCTTAAAAGTCTCCACACATTGAACTTATCAGATAATGGTCTTACAGGAGAGATTCCAAGAAGCTTTGGATTACTTACAGAGTTAGAGTCACTTGATCTCTCAAACAATAAACTGCATGGAAGGATTCCAAATGAAATGCTACAAGTTTCCTATCTGAGTTTTTTCATTGTATCTAACAACAGGCTTTGTGGAAAAATACCAGAAGGAAGACAATTTAATACATTCAATTCTACTTATTTCAGTGGGAACCGTGATCTTTGTGGATTCCCAGTTAACAATAAATCATGCAGATGTGGAGAGAGGTCAAATCCTAGCATTCTAACTCCTCTTcttaagaaagaagatgatgaaggagaagGAATTCCATGGCATTGGTATGTAGAGTGGATGGCAAGTGTTTCTATTGGATTTTGGGGAGTATTTGGAATCTTGGCTACAAAAAGGAATTGGAGGAGAAGATTCATTCATGTATTAGATGAGATGGCAATTAGTTTATTGAGTAGATTGACAAATAGATAA